One region of Yersinia bercovieri ATCC 43970 genomic DNA includes:
- a CDS encoding helix-turn-helix transcriptional regulator, with protein sequence MIIDYFDNESINEDIKNYIQRRIKAYGDLRYSYLVMNKKTPLHPAIISNYPLDWIKEYKKNSYHLIDPVILTAKDKVAPFAWDDNSVINKKSTDSAVFNLAREYNIINGYTFVLHDNNHNMATLNISNGNDDSIYFDESIEINKEKIQMLLILTHDKMLGLYQKNNNENKELGRSAAEREIFSPRENEILYWASVGKTYSEIAIILGIKRSTVKFHIGNVVRKLGVLNAKHAIRLGIELKLIKPI encoded by the coding sequence ATGATAATTGATTATTTTGATAATGAAAGCATTAATGAAGACATAAAGAACTATATTCAAAGAAGAATAAAAGCTTATGGTGATCTTCGTTACTCTTATCTGGTCATGAATAAGAAAACACCATTGCACCCGGCTATTATTTCTAACTATCCATTGGATTGGATAAAGGAATATAAGAAGAATAGTTATCACCTTATCGATCCTGTTATTTTGACGGCAAAAGATAAAGTTGCCCCCTTTGCTTGGGACGACAATTCAGTTATCAATAAAAAATCAACTGATTCAGCGGTGTTTAATTTAGCGAGAGAGTATAATATCATTAATGGTTATACCTTTGTTCTGCATGATAATAACCATAATATGGCAACACTGAATATTTCCAATGGAAATGATGATAGTATTTATTTTGATGAAAGTATCGAAATAAATAAAGAAAAAATCCAAATGTTGCTGATTTTGACCCATGATAAAATGCTGGGGCTGTATCAAAAAAATAATAATGAAAACAAAGAGCTAGGGAGATCTGCTGCTGAAAGGGAGATATTCTCTCCACGAGAAAACGAGATTCTATATTGGGCTAGTGTCGGTAAAACCTATTCAGAAATCGCTATCATTCTGGGAATAAAAAGAAGTACGGTTAAATTCCACATCGGCAATGTAGTTAGAAAGCTAGGTGTTTTGAATGCCAAGCACGCAATTAGACTTGGCATCGAGTTAAAGTTAATCAAGCCTATTTAA
- a CDS encoding TPR domain-containing protein encodes MVLAIGLAALLLLILIAIWGPWFAQYGRISWRWPVGFTLVVLALTLLGYQQLGGYTLVQQEGLRQQEARRLNNMLDKQSSDPTLYRLQQRIRQSPDNGAGWFSLAQHYLYRNEFDDALIALQQAEHLQGANAALDAARATILYYQSDKNMTADVTYWIQQSLAKDPLQYTALMLQASDKYRNSHYADAIAIWQRLLDSDNPEVDRAVIIQALTLARMLQKAA; translated from the coding sequence ATGGTGCTGGCAATCGGACTGGCGGCACTGCTGCTGCTGATCCTCATCGCGATATGGGGGCCATGGTTCGCGCAATATGGCCGCATCAGCTGGCGCTGGCCGGTGGGGTTTACACTGGTGGTGCTGGCCCTGACTCTTTTAGGCTATCAACAACTGGGTGGCTATACCCTGGTGCAGCAGGAGGGGCTGCGACAGCAAGAGGCCAGACGATTAAATAATATGCTGGATAAGCAGAGCAGTGACCCCACGTTATATCGCTTACAACAGCGCATCCGCCAATCCCCTGATAATGGTGCTGGCTGGTTTAGTTTGGCTCAACACTATTTATATCGTAATGAGTTTGACGATGCGCTGATCGCGTTGCAGCAGGCGGAGCATCTACAGGGGGCTAATGCCGCACTGGATGCGGCTCGCGCCACCATCTTGTATTACCAGTCGGATAAAAACATGACCGCTGATGTGACTTATTGGATACAGCAGTCATTGGCGAAAGATCCGTTGCAATACACAGCGCTAATGTTACAAGCGTCTGATAAATATAGAAATTCACATTATGCTGACGCCATCGCTATTTGGCAGCGGCTGCTGGATAGCGATAATCCTGAGGTCGATCGTGCGGTGATTATTCAAGCGCTAACATTAGCTCGGATGCTGCAAAAGGCCGCTTAA
- the nrfF gene encoding heme lyase NrfEFG subunit NrfF, giving the protein MKIILLMLSLLITPWVLADLVDTYTFSSPQRQQQALALAKELRCPQCQNQNLLESTSPIAQQLRLEVYHLVEAGHSSQQIMTSMTERYGDFILYQPPLRSTTLLLWFGPGVLLISLLGGLIFKIRRRAVSSTRGER; this is encoded by the coding sequence ATGAAAATCATTTTGCTGATGCTATCACTGCTCATCACCCCTTGGGTGTTAGCCGATCTGGTCGACACCTACACCTTTAGTTCGCCGCAACGTCAGCAACAGGCATTGGCGCTGGCAAAAGAGCTGCGCTGCCCACAGTGTCAAAATCAGAACTTATTGGAGTCGACATCGCCCATTGCGCAACAGTTGCGGTTAGAGGTCTACCATTTGGTCGAAGCCGGGCATAGCTCGCAGCAGATAATGACCTCAATGACCGAGCGCTATGGGGATTTTATTCTCTATCAGCCGCCGCTGCGCAGTACCACACTGCTGCTCTGGTTTGGGCCTGGAGTGCTACTGATAAGCTTGTTGGGCGGGTTGATATTCAAAATACGCAGGCGGGCCGTCTCATCGACAAGAGGGGAGCGCTGA
- a CDS encoding DsbE family thiol:disulfide interchange protein encodes MRQRWPWLMVPLLALLLGVLLYSGLKRDPHRIELAAKDLPFPAFSLSELQQPTQLITRDQLLGKVTVINVWASWCASCKQEMAVLGQIASSMPGVQFYGLNYRDERQSALNTLQRYGNPYQKSLFDPQGTLALAMGVYGTPETWLIDANGIIRQRYAGEMTAAVWQQQFMPLLAQWANAERS; translated from the coding sequence ATGAGACAACGTTGGCCCTGGCTGATGGTTCCCTTGCTGGCTTTACTCTTAGGTGTGCTGCTTTACAGTGGTTTAAAGCGCGATCCTCATCGCATTGAATTAGCGGCAAAAGATCTGCCTTTTCCGGCGTTTTCACTCTCTGAATTGCAGCAGCCCACACAGCTCATCACGCGGGATCAACTGCTGGGTAAGGTCACGGTGATTAATGTCTGGGCCAGTTGGTGCGCCAGCTGCAAGCAGGAGATGGCGGTGCTCGGGCAGATCGCCAGTAGCATGCCAGGGGTACAGTTCTATGGGCTGAATTACCGCGATGAGCGCCAGTCGGCATTGAATACCCTCCAGCGTTATGGCAACCCTTACCAAAAGAGCCTGTTTGACCCGCAGGGCACCTTAGCACTGGCGATGGGGGTCTATGGCACACCTGAGACCTGGCTAATTGATGCCAATGGGATTATTCGTCAGCGCTATGCAGGAGAAATGACAGCAGCAGTATGGCAGCAGCAATTTATGCCGCTATTGGCGCAATGGGCAAACGCGGAGAGATCATGA
- the nrfD gene encoding cytochrome c nitrite reductase subunit NrfD, with the protein MSHKPNTPFHFESLVWDWPIAIYLFLIGVSAGMVVVSLLVKRRVLREDAAQSGLLKSTAIIAPLAVIFGLLILILHLTRPWTFWKLMFFYSTSSVMSLGVMLFQLYMVVLLLWLAVIFRHWLTAQLQPYPKLSWLGTILNKIAPIERQLEPFMLLLAVALGAYTGFLLSALKSYPLLNNPVLPVLFLFSGLSSGIAAMVLCAVTLFNEPVDSPALAYLHRLEKPVVWLELFLLLAFFTGLWFGGGQKAVAVTVALGGGFWATMFWFGVIGCGMVLPLILNRYCRPNLRHRLSFLLTVSGLSLFGVFVLRFFILYAGQMTVV; encoded by the coding sequence ATGAGCCATAAACCGAATACGCCGTTTCACTTTGAGTCGTTAGTGTGGGATTGGCCGATAGCCATCTATCTGTTTTTGATTGGCGTCTCTGCGGGGATGGTGGTGGTGAGTCTGCTGGTTAAGCGGCGAGTGCTAAGGGAGGATGCGGCGCAGAGCGGGCTGCTCAAATCCACGGCAATTATTGCGCCACTGGCGGTTATCTTCGGCTTACTCATCTTAATCCTGCATCTCACGCGGCCATGGACCTTCTGGAAGCTGATGTTTTTCTACAGCACCAGTTCTGTGATGTCACTGGGGGTGATGCTCTTTCAGCTCTACATGGTGGTGCTGTTGCTCTGGCTGGCGGTGATATTCCGCCACTGGCTAACCGCCCAGCTACAGCCCTATCCAAAACTGAGCTGGCTGGGCACGATACTCAATAAAATAGCGCCGATTGAGCGCCAGCTTGAGCCATTTATGCTGTTACTGGCCGTGGCTTTGGGGGCCTATACCGGTTTTCTATTGTCCGCGCTGAAGAGCTATCCGCTGCTGAATAACCCCGTGTTACCGGTGCTGTTCCTATTCTCAGGTCTCTCTTCGGGGATCGCGGCAATGGTGCTATGTGCGGTGACATTGTTTAATGAGCCGGTAGATAGCCCAGCACTGGCGTATCTCCATCGGCTGGAAAAACCGGTGGTCTGGCTGGAGCTTTTTCTGCTGCTGGCATTCTTTACCGGGCTATGGTTTGGCGGCGGTCAGAAAGCGGTGGCGGTGACGGTCGCATTAGGCGGCGGCTTCTGGGCCACTATGTTCTGGTTTGGGGTGATTGGTTGCGGCATGGTGCTGCCATTGATCTTAAACCGCTACTGCAGACCTAACCTGCGCCACCGGCTCTCTTTTTTGCTCACAGTATCGGGCCTGAGTCTGTTTGGCGTCTTCGTTTTACGTTTTTTCATTCTTTATGCTGGCCAGATGACGGTGGTGTGA
- the nrfC gene encoding cytochrome c nitrite reductase Fe-S protein yields MNSHRRHFLISMGALIFITGSTRGSLAFSGTIDGVRYGMLHDETRCIGCTACMDACRAVNQVPAGVSRLTIIRSQPIGEFPAVKYQFYRHSCQHCDKAPCVDVCPTGASYRDKATGIVDVNPDLCVGCQYCIAACPYRVRFIHPVTKTADKCDFCRKTNLKQGKQPACVLSCPTKALVFGNLDDANSELVKLLHQRTVYRAKLHLGTQPKLYRVPFQYGEITG; encoded by the coding sequence ATGAATAGCCATCGTCGTCACTTTCTTATCAGTATGGGGGCGCTGATCTTTATCACCGGCTCCACCAGAGGTTCGCTGGCATTTAGCGGCACTATCGACGGCGTTCGCTACGGGATGCTACATGATGAGACTCGCTGTATCGGCTGTACCGCCTGTATGGATGCTTGCCGCGCAGTGAATCAGGTTCCGGCTGGGGTTTCGCGGCTCACTATCATTCGCAGCCAGCCCATCGGGGAGTTTCCGGCGGTGAAATATCAGTTTTATCGTCACTCCTGCCAACATTGTGATAAAGCCCCTTGCGTGGATGTTTGCCCGACCGGCGCATCCTATCGCGATAAGGCGACCGGCATTGTCGATGTCAATCCTGACCTCTGTGTCGGCTGCCAGTACTGCATCGCCGCGTGCCCCTACCGGGTGCGCTTTATTCATCCGGTCACAAAAACTGCGGACAAGTGCGATTTTTGCCGCAAGACCAATCTAAAGCAGGGGAAGCAGCCGGCCTGTGTGCTGTCATGCCCCACCAAAGCACTGGTATTTGGCAATCTGGACGACGCCAATAGTGAGCTGGTGAAGCTACTGCATCAGCGCACGGTGTATCGCGCCAAACTACATCTGGGGACACAGCCGAAGCTGTACCGTGTGCCTTTTCAGTATGGGGAGATTACCGGATGA
- the nrfB gene encoding cytochrome c nitrite reductase pentaheme subunit has protein sequence MRVLRSFCSAALLAVLTLCTLPTHATTQTAPPKTAASRHVVEPQRDPDAACIQCHKEQKDELHGKHAGAVNPNTQLAVTCTNCHGKASVLHRNGVKDVMRFNSEMLNADKAMYSVTQQNSVCMSCHQPEKLREAFWPHDVHMLKLSCVSCHQLHPKTDPMQGLDDKGRVKICVDCHRRQQELIPKERP, from the coding sequence ATGCGCGTTTTACGTTCATTCTGTTCAGCAGCGCTGCTGGCCGTATTGACTCTGTGCACGCTGCCCACTCACGCCACGACACAGACCGCGCCGCCGAAAACAGCTGCCTCGCGTCATGTGGTGGAGCCGCAGCGGGATCCAGATGCAGCTTGTATCCAATGCCATAAAGAGCAAAAAGATGAGTTGCACGGCAAACATGCGGGTGCAGTTAATCCGAATACCCAATTGGCGGTCACCTGTACCAACTGTCACGGCAAGGCGTCGGTATTGCATCGTAACGGCGTCAAAGATGTGATGCGTTTCAACAGTGAGATGTTGAATGCCGATAAGGCGATGTACAGCGTCACGCAACAAAATAGTGTCTGTATGAGTTGCCATCAGCCGGAAAAATTGCGCGAAGCTTTCTGGCCGCATGATGTGCATATGTTGAAGCTCTCTTGTGTCAGTTGTCATCAGTTGCACCCTAAAACTGATCCGATGCAGGGTCTGGATGATAAAGGGCGGGTCAAAATCTGTGTTGATTGCCACCGCCGCCAGCAGGAGCTGATTCCGAAGGAGAGGCCATGA
- the nrfA gene encoding ammonia-forming nitrite reductase cytochrome c552 subunit, which produces MSVGILALLAIGGVFSLSAAPTPPIEARNDKFAEQHVDQFTSWLKTKESGPREDALADDPNLVILWAGYPFAKDYNKPRGHYYAVTDVRETLRTAAPKTAEDGPLPMACWSCKSPDVARLINEQGEEGYFKGTWARGGPEVVNQLGCADCHDTASADFAAGKPALVLSRPYTERALQSINQPFAHASRLDQQSMVCSQCHVEYHFAGKDKTVKLPWDQGTDVESMERYYDEIAFSDWVHPLSKTPMLKAQHPEYETWRAGIHGKNNVSCIDCHMPKIQNAAGKVYTDHQIRNPFDSFESTCVNCHTQDKKTLQDIVAERKASIQELKLNVEKQLVHAHYEAKAAWDAGATEQEMKPILQDIRHAQWRWDYAIASHGIHMHAPDIGLKVLGGALNKAADARTKLARLLATKGISHEIVLPDISTKLNAQKALGMDMDKLNREKQEFLQQVVPAWDDQARKAGRLSQ; this is translated from the coding sequence ATGTCAGTAGGGATATTGGCTCTTTTGGCAATAGGGGGCGTGTTTTCTCTGTCGGCTGCCCCCACACCGCCGATTGAGGCCCGCAACGATAAATTCGCTGAGCAGCATGTTGATCAGTTCACCTCATGGCTAAAAACCAAAGAGAGTGGGCCGCGTGAAGATGCACTGGCGGATGATCCTAATTTGGTCATTCTCTGGGCGGGCTATCCCTTCGCGAAAGATTATAACAAACCCCGCGGGCACTATTATGCCGTGACCGATGTGCGGGAAACATTGCGCACCGCCGCGCCGAAAACCGCAGAAGATGGCCCACTACCGATGGCCTGTTGGAGTTGTAAGAGTCCGGATGTCGCCCGCTTGATCAATGAGCAGGGTGAAGAGGGCTACTTCAAGGGAACATGGGCCAGAGGCGGCCCAGAAGTGGTCAATCAGTTGGGATGTGCCGATTGCCATGATACCGCCTCGGCCGATTTTGCCGCCGGCAAACCCGCATTGGTGCTCTCTCGCCCCTATACTGAACGCGCGCTGCAATCCATCAATCAGCCTTTCGCGCACGCCAGCCGTCTGGATCAACAATCCATGGTGTGCAGTCAATGCCACGTTGAGTATCACTTCGCGGGCAAAGATAAAACGGTAAAACTGCCATGGGATCAAGGCACCGATGTGGAGTCAATGGAGAGATATTATGATGAAATTGCGTTCTCTGATTGGGTTCATCCGCTGTCGAAAACCCCAATGCTCAAAGCGCAGCATCCTGAGTATGAAACCTGGCGTGCAGGGATCCATGGCAAGAATAATGTCAGCTGCATCGATTGCCACATGCCGAAAATCCAGAATGCGGCGGGCAAAGTGTACACCGATCATCAGATCCGCAATCCCTTCGATAGCTTTGAAAGCACCTGTGTTAACTGCCATACCCAAGACAAAAAAACCTTGCAAGATATTGTTGCTGAACGCAAAGCCAGCATTCAGGAACTGAAATTGAATGTTGAGAAGCAGCTGGTTCATGCCCATTACGAGGCGAAAGCCGCGTGGGATGCGGGGGCGACTGAGCAAGAGATGAAGCCTATTTTGCAAGATATCCGTCATGCCCAGTGGCGTTGGGATTATGCCATCGCCTCCCACGGCATTCATATGCATGCCCCGGATATTGGCCTGAAAGTGCTGGGCGGCGCGTTGAATAAAGCCGCCGATGCCCGCACTAAGCTGGCGCGTCTGCTGGCGACTAAAGGGATTAGCCACGAAATTGTGCTGCCGGATATCTCGACCAAACTCAATGCGCAAAAAGCACTGGGGATGGATATGGATAAGCTGAACCGGGAGAAGCAGGAGTTTCTGCAACAAGTGGTGCCAGCCTGGGATGATCAAGCCAGAAAAGCGGGCCGTTTGAGCCAGTAA
- a CDS encoding LTA synthase family protein has protein sequence MWFYRFKHAFIALLLPWILVVATQLAGRVYLLTDYGDPESLAGLSTDVQRMFFIGGLFDVRIASLMFVPCLLIAGLLALNKSSFHLWQRFWPWFATLLGTLVTILTVGNIFYYATYQRPIDIFIFGLAEDDTVAVLKTLWSDYPVIRSVICLTLFVVAILWICRRWQQKISSWPEQRSCIAVAAISTLVILAVSFIGTRGSLGTFPLRQSDAQVSDVNLLNMLTPSGPMALTWAVKAHREYSNFPPATNQQGEELLSQFLAQPTEASFKPFMAKTLPNPIAKKSPPNVVFTVMESMGYHLEEYDRPDRDLFGALKQHWQTDWRFSRFISEGNGTIDSLSRFFVRSPNSNISQSYAQNTDFSSNMFKPFLANGYKIIFVTSGNGSWRNLNQFLPHLGVSEFVEQNGLKKRYPEAEASTWGVPDEFMFRYIKERLAQADKVGEHVLIMSMSTTHHPPFKAPNSYAKTDIKLSDAEKLRLSNLASGKQLDEVFHTLRYTNDQLGQFISWVKKQPLGEHTIIAATGDHNIRGISYPDNRELALSRAVPFYLYVPQGYRQNRHFDASRVGSHKDIWPTLYQLSLSEAPYYRTGCDLLSEKPDALWCQGYNPELLITEQGSFTLAGKGEFHPWADKQGLLLGAAQPMDAEQEKTFNRWQAFTPLLSWQLNKQVQELK, from the coding sequence ATGTGGTTTTACAGATTTAAGCACGCTTTTATTGCGCTGTTGCTCCCATGGATACTGGTTGTGGCCACCCAGCTAGCAGGACGAGTCTATCTGCTAACAGATTATGGTGACCCCGAGTCACTGGCTGGTTTATCAACTGACGTACAGCGTATGTTTTTCATCGGTGGGCTGTTTGATGTTCGCATCGCCAGCTTGATGTTTGTTCCCTGCTTATTAATTGCGGGTCTGCTGGCGCTCAATAAAAGCAGCTTTCACCTCTGGCAGCGTTTTTGGCCCTGGTTTGCCACCCTCCTGGGCACCCTCGTCACCATACTCACCGTGGGAAATATTTTCTATTACGCGACCTATCAGCGGCCGATTGATATCTTTATTTTCGGGCTGGCGGAAGATGATACCGTCGCGGTGCTAAAAACCCTGTGGAGTGACTATCCGGTTATTCGCAGCGTGATTTGCCTAACGCTGTTTGTGGTCGCAATTTTGTGGATCTGTCGCCGCTGGCAGCAAAAAATTAGCAGTTGGCCTGAACAACGCAGCTGTATCGCCGTGGCCGCCATTTCAACGTTGGTTATTCTGGCCGTCAGTTTTATCGGCACCCGCGGCTCTCTGGGGACCTTTCCGCTTCGACAGTCAGATGCCCAGGTTTCAGATGTTAACTTATTGAATATGCTGACGCCGAGCGGCCCAATGGCCCTGACCTGGGCGGTTAAGGCCCATCGTGAATATAGCAATTTCCCTCCAGCCACCAACCAGCAGGGGGAAGAGCTACTTAGTCAGTTTTTAGCTCAGCCCACCGAGGCGAGTTTCAAGCCATTTATGGCGAAAACGCTCCCTAACCCTATCGCGAAAAAATCCCCACCTAATGTTGTTTTCACCGTGATGGAGAGTATGGGCTATCACCTTGAAGAGTATGACCGCCCGGATCGTGACCTATTCGGCGCACTAAAACAGCACTGGCAAACTGACTGGCGCTTTAGCCGTTTTATCTCCGAAGGGAATGGCACTATTGATAGCCTAAGCCGCTTCTTTGTCCGCAGCCCAAACAGTAACATTAGCCAGTCCTACGCTCAAAATACTGATTTTTCTAGCAATATGTTTAAGCCCTTTCTGGCTAACGGCTATAAAATCATTTTCGTCACTTCAGGTAACGGCTCCTGGCGCAATCTGAATCAGTTCCTGCCTCACTTAGGCGTCAGTGAATTTGTTGAACAAAACGGTTTGAAAAAGCGCTATCCAGAAGCCGAAGCCAGCACCTGGGGTGTCCCTGATGAATTTATGTTCCGCTACATCAAAGAGCGTTTAGCTCAGGCCGACAAAGTGGGTGAGCACGTCTTGATCATGTCAATGTCGACTACCCATCATCCGCCATTCAAAGCGCCTAATAGCTATGCGAAGACCGATATCAAATTGTCCGATGCGGAAAAACTGCGGCTGAGCAATCTGGCTAGCGGTAAGCAGCTGGATGAGGTATTCCATACCCTGCGTTACACCAATGATCAGCTAGGGCAATTTATCAGTTGGGTAAAAAAGCAGCCATTAGGTGAGCACACGATTATTGCCGCGACGGGTGACCATAATATTCGTGGTATCAGCTATCCTGACAACAGAGAACTGGCCCTTAGCCGCGCAGTTCCATTCTATCTTTATGTCCCTCAGGGCTATCGTCAGAACCGCCATTTTGATGCATCCCGTGTGGGCAGCCATAAAGATATCTGGCCGACGTTGTATCAACTTAGCCTGTCAGAAGCCCCCTACTACCGGACCGGTTGCGATTTGCTGTCTGAAAAGCCGGATGCGCTCTGGTGTCAGGGCTACAACCCTGAACTGTTGATCACTGAGCAAGGGAGTTTCACTTTAGCGGGCAAAGGGGAGTTCCATCCCTGGGCTGATAAACAGGGGCTATTACTGGGCGCCGCTCAACCAATGGACGCGGAACAGGAGAAAACCTTTAATCGGTGGCAAGCATTTACGCCACTGCTGTCATGGCAATTAAACAAACAGGTTCAGGAGTTGAAATAG
- a CDS encoding type II toxin-antitoxin system RelE/ParE family toxin, which produces MFNVILHDEVPDEIAGLPPVIRAKMIRLIDKLKMNATALREPDSKPVRDGLFELRTMGTDIARGLYVYQKGKNIYLLRVFIKKTQKLPSGEITLAFERLEEMLHDKS; this is translated from the coding sequence GTGTTTAATGTAATTTTACATGATGAAGTGCCTGATGAAATAGCAGGTTTACCGCCAGTCATCAGGGCTAAAATGATCCGCCTGATTGATAAGCTTAAAATGAATGCCACGGCATTACGAGAGCCCGACAGCAAACCCGTCAGAGACGGTTTGTTTGAACTCAGAACGATGGGAACCGATATTGCCAGGGGATTGTATGTTTACCAGAAAGGAAAAAATATCTATCTACTGCGCGTGTTCATCAAGAAAACGCAGAAATTACCGTCAGGGGAGATAACCCTCGCGTTTGAGCGATTAGAGGAGATGCTACATGACAAAAGTTAA
- a CDS encoding helix-turn-helix domain-containing protein, producing MTKVKGIAWDTVRADLMSDPEVQAAYEAEERKERLQIMLAEWRRHAGLTRAQVAERMGVTPPTVSRMESNIVKASLDTLVRYAHACGIKHPQITL from the coding sequence ATGACAAAAGTTAAAGGTATTGCCTGGGATACCGTCAGGGCTGATTTAATGTCTGACCCAGAAGTACAAGCCGCTTATGAAGCCGAAGAGCGTAAAGAGCGTTTACAGATAATGCTGGCAGAATGGCGTCGCCATGCAGGATTAACCCGTGCGCAGGTTGCAGAACGAATGGGGGTAACACCGCCCACAGTTTCCCGCATGGAGTCTAATATCGTTAAAGCGAGCCTTGACACATTAGTCAGGTATGCCCATGCATGCGGTATTAAACATCCTCAGATTACATTATAG
- a CDS encoding FAD-binding oxidoreductase: MVSVKLHDGQTFSSDLGTSLLDSAKAAGITLEYSCRTGRCGVCKATVLSGDTEAHREETSLTTEEIAAGVILTCCRHAISDVEIDAEDIGALGDIEVKTLPCRIDTITRLADNVVEVLLRVPPASKLHYLPGQYLDVIGDGGLRRSYSIANAPRTDGKLELQIREVEQGAMSRYWFGSAKPNDLLRLEGPLGTFCLRDKDASTIVFLATGTGIAPVKAMLEQLLNNPALAEGKKILIYWGGRTVDDIYWAPHFESLNAVFIPVLSRAGADWQGRTGYVQNVLLDDGIDLTKAVVYACGSESMIHSAREALTIAGLPVKHFYSDAFVSSN; the protein is encoded by the coding sequence ATGGTTTCAGTAAAACTTCATGATGGACAGACATTCAGTTCCGACCTTGGCACTTCGCTGCTGGACAGCGCCAAAGCAGCGGGCATTACATTGGAATACAGCTGTCGCACGGGTCGTTGCGGCGTGTGCAAAGCCACCGTACTCAGCGGTGATACTGAAGCTCACAGGGAAGAAACGTCACTGACTACCGAGGAAATTGCAGCGGGAGTGATTCTTACCTGCTGCCGCCATGCCATAAGCGATGTCGAGATTGATGCCGAAGACATTGGCGCTCTGGGCGACATCGAGGTCAAAACTCTCCCTTGCCGCATTGATACGATCACCCGTTTGGCTGATAACGTTGTGGAAGTACTCTTGCGAGTGCCTCCCGCCAGCAAGCTGCATTACCTTCCGGGTCAATATCTGGATGTGATCGGTGATGGCGGCCTGCGTCGCAGCTACTCTATTGCCAATGCCCCACGCACCGACGGTAAGCTGGAACTGCAGATCCGCGAAGTCGAACAAGGCGCGATGTCAAGATACTGGTTCGGCAGCGCCAAACCGAATGATCTACTTCGTCTAGAAGGCCCACTCGGCACCTTCTGCTTGCGAGACAAAGACGCCAGCACAATCGTGTTTCTCGCTACTGGCACCGGTATTGCGCCAGTGAAGGCGATGCTTGAGCAACTGCTAAACAACCCGGCTCTGGCAGAAGGTAAGAAAATTCTCATATACTGGGGCGGGCGTACCGTAGATGATATTTATTGGGCCCCCCATTTCGAGAGTCTGAACGCGGTGTTTATTCCGGTATTGTCGCGAGCCGGCGCGGACTGGCAGGGGCGTACAGGCTACGTACAGAACGTCCTGCTGGATGATGGAATCGACCTCACTAAGGCGGTGGTTTACGCCTGTGGTTCGGAAAGCATGATTCATTCCGCCCGCGAAGCACTGACTATTGCTGGGTTACCTGTGAAACACTTTTACTCCGATGCATTCGTGAGTTCGAACTAA
- the rfbF gene encoding glucose-1-phosphate cytidylyltransferase, whose translation MKAVILAGGLGTRLSEETGTRPKPMVKIGGKPILWHIMKMYSSHGINDFIICCGYKGYMIKEYFANYFLHTSDITFNMRENTMKIHDQRAEDWHVTLVDTGETSMTGGRLRRVADYVRDEEAFCFTYGDGVGSMDISAAVAFHKSHGKAATLTATFPPGRFGALDMNEGQVLNFKEKPKGDGAMINGGFFVLSPQVLDYLEGDSTVWEQGPLMSLAEQGQLMAFEHPGFWQPMDTLHDKNLLEKLWQSGNAPWKTWD comes from the coding sequence ATGAAAGCGGTCATTCTGGCTGGTGGGCTCGGCACGCGTTTAAGCGAAGAAACCGGTACGCGGCCGAAGCCTATGGTTAAAATCGGCGGCAAGCCGATTCTGTGGCACATCATGAAAATGTACTCTTCCCATGGCATCAATGATTTCATCATTTGCTGTGGCTACAAGGGTTACATGATCAAGGAATACTTCGCTAACTACTTCCTGCATACGTCGGACATCACGTTCAACATGCGCGAAAACACCATGAAGATTCACGATCAGCGTGCTGAAGACTGGCATGTGACATTGGTCGACACGGGCGAAACGTCGATGACCGGTGGCCGCCTGCGCCGTGTGGCAGACTATGTGCGCGATGAAGAGGCTTTTTGCTTCACCTACGGTGATGGCGTGGGAAGCATGGACATCAGCGCTGCCGTCGCCTTCCACAAGAGCCACGGCAAAGCTGCCACGCTCACCGCGACTTTTCCACCAGGCCGCTTTGGCGCGCTGGATATGAATGAAGGCCAAGTTCTGAACTTCAAAGAAAAACCTAAAGGCGATGGCGCCATGATCAATGGCGGCTTCTTTGTGCTTTCTCCTCAGGTGCTAGATTACCTAGAAGGGGACAGCACGGTCTGGGAACAGGGCCCGCTGATGAGCCTCGCCGAACAGGGCCAACTGATGGCCTTCGAGCACCCGGGCTTCTGGCAACCGATGGACACCCTGCACGACAAAAATCTGCTTGAGAAGTTGTGGCAGAGCGGCAACGCACCTTGGAAAACCTGGGACTGA